A single genomic interval of Noviherbaspirillum cavernae harbors:
- a CDS encoding RidA family protein: MEIKRLHVGKTLSETAIHNGTVYLAGQIAVDVTQNIAGQTREVLGHIDRLLIEAGSDKSRILMCQIFMADIKDFDGMNAVWNEWVADGNAPPRATVEARLAKPEWLVEMVVTAAQK, from the coding sequence ATGGAAATCAAACGTTTGCACGTCGGAAAAACCCTTTCAGAGACTGCCATTCACAATGGCACTGTCTACCTTGCCGGACAGATCGCTGTGGATGTCACGCAGAACATAGCGGGTCAGACGCGTGAAGTTCTCGGTCACATCGACCGTCTTTTGATAGAAGCGGGAAGCGACAAGTCGCGCATTTTGATGTGTCAGATTTTCATGGCGGATATCAAGGATTTCGATGGCATGAATGCAGTATGGAATGAATGGGTCGCCGACGGCAATGCGCCCCCGCGGGCCACCGTTGAAGCCCGGCTCGCCAAACCGGAGTGGCTGGTGGAAATGGTTGTGACGGCTGCGCAAAAGTAA
- a CDS encoding RelA/SpoT family protein has protein sequence MVSVATTQRDTHAQLTSGLTAEDGARVLDAFAFVKQIYSGKTIDTGQDAFAFAQGVATVLAQLNTDVDARIAGLLFELPALDEQAANSIEPRFGTEILDFVTEIRQLMRLHDQSFGYQEIARGKNASQQAAEQLEALRKMLLAMASDMRVVLVRLAARVTNLRYFSELKLEDDRTYQYARVTLDLYAPLANRLGIWQLKWELEDLAFRFLEPATYKRIAKMLEEKRREREEFVGAAIARLKSELASAGIKAEVFGRPKHIYSIWNKMRGKSLDFTELYDVRAFRVIVDDIKSCYDVLGLVHNIWTPIPEEFDDYISRPKQNGYQSLHTVVIAEDARALEVQIRTQEMHRFAEYGVAAHWRYKETGGSNFAAQKYDEKIAWLRQLLAWKSEVTNAVVGQEEMQREWVEKIKAASLDDRIYVLTPQARVIELPNGATPIDFAYHLHTNIGHRCRGARINGAMVPLNTQLKNGQTVEIITARGGAAPGAVGPSRDWLSPGYVASPRTRSKVRAWFNAIEQQETLSNGRGLIEKTLQREGKTAVNLEELAHKLGFAKVDDLFLAVGKEEFSLRHVEQALRADDMHKNVAKTPESDAVITNKSRGSSVAQGARSGVLVVGTDGLMTQLARCCKPAPPDEIVGFITRGKGVSIHRANCKNIAQMRLKSQERVIQTTWGAPGRETVYPVDIFVLANDRQGLLRDISEIFSREKINVIGVSTQSAKGQARMSFTAEIASTAQLQKALMIIRDVTGVVDVNRQ, from the coding sequence ATGGTTTCTGTCGCCACAACACAACGCGATACGCACGCTCAACTGACCTCGGGCTTGACGGCAGAGGATGGGGCACGTGTGCTCGATGCATTCGCTTTCGTAAAACAGATCTATTCCGGAAAGACTATCGATACCGGGCAGGATGCATTCGCATTCGCGCAGGGGGTGGCAACGGTTTTGGCGCAACTCAATACCGATGTCGATGCACGTATTGCGGGCTTGCTATTCGAATTGCCGGCACTTGACGAGCAGGCCGCGAACAGTATCGAGCCGCGTTTCGGAACAGAGATTCTCGATTTCGTAACCGAGATACGCCAGCTCATGCGACTGCATGATCAGAGCTTCGGCTATCAGGAGATCGCACGCGGCAAGAACGCTTCACAGCAAGCCGCCGAGCAGCTTGAAGCATTGCGCAAAATGCTGCTGGCGATGGCATCCGATATGCGCGTCGTTCTGGTCCGGCTCGCAGCGCGCGTCACGAACCTGCGATATTTCTCCGAGTTGAAACTCGAAGACGACCGGACATATCAATACGCGCGTGTGACGCTCGATCTGTATGCGCCTCTGGCCAATCGCCTTGGCATCTGGCAATTGAAATGGGAGCTTGAAGACCTTGCGTTTCGCTTTCTTGAGCCGGCGACCTACAAGCGCATTGCCAAGATGCTTGAAGAAAAGCGCCGTGAACGCGAGGAGTTCGTCGGTGCTGCGATCGCGCGTCTGAAATCGGAACTCGCATCCGCGGGAATCAAGGCCGAGGTTTTCGGTCGGCCCAAACACATCTACAGCATCTGGAACAAGATGCGCGGCAAGTCGCTCGACTTCACCGAGTTGTACGATGTGCGTGCGTTCCGCGTGATTGTCGACGACATCAAGAGCTGTTACGACGTCCTCGGTCTGGTGCACAACATCTGGACGCCCATACCAGAGGAGTTTGACGACTATATTTCGCGACCGAAGCAGAACGGGTACCAATCGCTGCACACTGTTGTGATTGCGGAAGACGCTCGCGCACTGGAGGTGCAGATTCGTACGCAAGAGATGCATCGTTTTGCCGAATACGGTGTCGCCGCGCATTGGCGCTACAAGGAGACGGGCGGCTCCAATTTCGCGGCACAAAAATACGATGAAAAAATTGCGTGGCTGCGCCAGCTGCTGGCGTGGAAAAGCGAAGTGACGAATGCCGTGGTCGGTCAAGAGGAAATGCAACGCGAATGGGTCGAAAAGATCAAGGCGGCTTCGCTCGACGACCGTATCTACGTGCTCACGCCTCAGGCGCGCGTGATCGAATTGCCGAACGGCGCAACGCCGATCGACTTCGCCTACCACTTGCATACGAATATCGGTCATCGATGCCGCGGCGCCCGCATCAACGGTGCGATGGTCCCGCTCAACACGCAATTGAAGAATGGACAGACAGTTGAGATCATCACGGCGAGAGGAGGGGCTGCGCCAGGTGCTGTCGGTCCATCACGTGATTGGCTCAGTCCCGGTTACGTCGCCAGTCCGCGCACGCGCTCCAAAGTGCGTGCGTGGTTCAATGCGATCGAGCAGCAGGAAACGCTGTCGAATGGGCGCGGGCTGATAGAAAAGACGTTGCAACGCGAAGGCAAGACTGCAGTCAATCTGGAAGAGCTGGCGCACAAGCTCGGGTTCGCCAAAGTTGACGATCTGTTTCTTGCGGTCGGCAAGGAGGAGTTCAGCCTGAGGCATGTCGAGCAGGCATTGCGCGCTGACGACATGCACAAGAATGTCGCCAAGACACCGGAAAGCGATGCAGTTATTACTAACAAGAGCAGAGGATCGAGCGTTGCGCAAGGTGCACGATCGGGTGTGCTGGTGGTCGGCACCGATGGTTTGATGACGCAGCTCGCCAGATGTTGCAAGCCTGCTCCGCCGGACGAAATTGTCGGCTTCATCACGCGCGGCAAGGGAGTTTCAATCCATCGAGCGAATTGCAAGAATATCGCGCAGATGCGCCTCAAGTCGCAGGAGCGAGTCATCCAGACGACATGGGGTGCGCCTGGCAGGGAAACTGTTTATCCGGTGGATATTTTTGTGCTGGCCAATGACAGGCAGGGGTTGCTGAGAGATATTTCGGAAATTTTTTCGCGTGAAAAGATCAACGTGATTGGCGTCAGCACGCAGAGTGCGAAAGGGCAGGCGCGAATGTCCTTCACGGCAGAGATTGCGTCCACAGCACAACTGCAAAAGGCGCTGATGATCATTCGGGATGTGACTGGCGTGGTTGACGTCAACCGGCAGTGA